The Colias croceus chromosome 23, ilColCroc2.1 genome window below encodes:
- the LOC123702411 gene encoding serine hydrolase-like protein — MRLNRVFWCKQTTMASLVSTEKLFTINAPWGKIAGITWGTSSNSPVLMVPGRLVPCTSFRPLIKLLPDCFFYVALDLPGNGFSDRLPPGIRYSYFDLVPTIEKVVKHFKWEKFVYVAHSLGTAVGAYYDLAYPGQFTRFVQLDPLPLYFTIAPNQFGAWYKEYFAGHYDDSKYTINILGKETAPKYKLDDIKIKLMKAHNMNEETLEHVLDRYIEPAGDGLYRFTYDQSMKNTALMPFSPSNLQNLLTYSKVPILTVFAKKVVEQGSYSKVPFVFDENAWPNNNYKYKIVDGYHDVHMTDPHLMADDISKFLMEEFRAKL; from the exons ATGAGGCTTAATCGAGTGTTTTGGTGTAAACAAAC AACAATGGCTTCGTTAGTTAGCACTGAAAAATTATTCACTATAAATGCGCCATGGGGAAAAATAGCAG GGATAACATGGGGTACTTCCAGCAACTCTCCAGTATTAATGGTCCCTGGTAGACTAGTCCCTTGCACCTCTTTCCGTCCTTTGATCAAGCTGTTACCAGATTGCTTCTTCTACGTGGCTTTAGACCTGCCTGGAAACGGCTTTTCGGATAGATTGCCTCCAGGCATTCGATACTCTTATTTCGATTTAGTGCCCACAATAGAGAAGGTTGTTAAGCATTTTAAATGGGAGAAATTTGTGTATGTGGCTCACTCTTTGGGTACTGCTGTGG GAGCATATTACGACCTAGCATATCCAGGGCAATTCACGCGCTTCGTACAACTGGACCCCTTACCTTTATACTTCACGATCGCTCCTAACCAGTTCGGAGCCTGGTACAAAGAGTACTTTGCGGGACATTACGACGATAGCAAGTATACGATAAATATCCTTGGAAAGGAAACTGCGCCCAAGTATAAGCTGGATGAT ATTAAAATCAAACTGATGAAGGCACACAACATGAATGAAGAGACACTAGAACATGTGCTGGATAGATACATAGAACCAGCGGGAGATGGGTTATACAG ATTCACATACGACCAAAGCATGAAAAACACCGCTCTCATGCCGTTCTCGCCGAGCAACTTACAAAATCTCCTCACGTATTCAAAAGTGCCAATTTTAACTGTATTCGCTaaaaaagtcgtagaacaaggATCGTATTCAAAAGTGCCTTTTGTGTTTGATGAAAACGCGTGGcctaataacaattataaatataaaattgtcgATGGTTATCATGACGTTCACATGACAGATCCGCATCTAATGGCAGATGACATTTCGAAGTTTTTAATGGAAGAGTTTCGCGCCAAATTGTGA
- the LOC123702412 gene encoding serine hydrolase-like protein 2 has translation MMALVEKEWFIEAPWGKICIVAWGNCLDPPVLLCHGIIDSAASFRPLVKLLPKNFYYIAVELPGNGRSDKFPRGVVLSSHDFVYALHVVVRHFRWETFAMITHSFGAAIGRFYNLCYPGKITKVVDIEPIAGRIPVPTEEFKMWFKSNYVDYFENYTYYNMAKQNMKKFPKEQAIKKLMKSRMMTRQNAEATLERMTEPAGNGYLRYTYDQRMKLVSSPPLSPEHIQKLYTSIATPTLSIMAKDTVNKGGYKHLPFLEDETAFPNGNYRVRYVKGGHDVHLNDPGVVAPFVTQFLLFGLEGVGGKAKL, from the exons ATGATGGCGTTGGTAGAAAAGGAATGGTTCATCGAAGCTCCATGGGGCAAGATTTGCA TCGTAGCGTGGGGCAACTGCCTCGACCCGCCCGTGCTTCTCTGCCACGGCATCATAGACTCGGCCGCGTCTTTCAGGCCCCTGGTGAAGCTGTTGCCTAAGAACTTctattacatag CCGTGGAGTTGCCCGGCAACGGGCGCTCGGACAAGTTCCCGCGCGGCGTCGTGCTCTCGTCGCACGACTTCGTGTACGCGCTGCACGTGGTCGTGCGCCACTTCAGGTGGGAGACGTTCGCTATGATCACGCACTCGTTCGGCGCAGCTATCG GGAGATTCTACAATCTCTGCTATCCGGGCAAAATCACTAAAGTGGTCGACATCGAGCCGATTGCCGGCAGGATTCCCGTGCCAACTGAGGAGTTCAAGATGTG GTTCAAGTCCAACTACGTGGACTACTTCGAGAACTACACGTACTACAACATGGCGAAGCAGAACATGAAGAAGTTCCCGAAGGAGCAG GCGATCAAGAAGTTGATGAAAAGTCGCATGATGACCAGACAGAACGCTGAAGCCACTCTTGAGAGGATGACGGAGCCAGCTGGGAATGGGTATCTCAG ATACACCTACGACCAGCGCATGAAGCTGGTCTCGAGTCCACCGCTAAGCCCGGAGCACATACAAAAACTCTACACTAGCATCGCCACCCCGACTCTGTCCATCATGGCCAAGGACACAGTCAACAAGGGCGGCTACAAACATCTACCCTTCCTGGAGGACGAAACCGCCTTCCCCAATGGGAATTACCGGGTGAGGTATGTTAAGGGCGGCCATGATGTGCATTTGAACGATCCGGGGGTTGTAGCGCCGTTTGTTACGCAGTTCTTGCTGTTTGGTTTGGAGGGGGTGGGGGGGAAGGCTAAATTGTAA